One window of the Solanum stenotomum isolate F172 chromosome 11, ASM1918654v1, whole genome shotgun sequence genome contains the following:
- the LOC125845645 gene encoding uncharacterized protein LOC125845645, with protein sequence MACVKTISYSVIVNGSPLSPFPAKKVLRQGDHLSPYLFVIVIEYLTRKGNLKYAQLLYQAFQLFSRASGWEPNIDKSFIYFGGVKQAILAALGFTEGSLPLKYLVFVLPKKVIQVIDATCRTFLWAGGCEISKRSLIAWERLCLPRATGGLNILDVYQWNHAAIGKLWNICRKKDALWVKWCNYATRIWGKLLQWLGIAKQVLDWKAEVEWVVANAKGKTAQ encoded by the exons ATGGCTTGTGTGAAAACTATTTCATACTCGGTCATTGTGAATGGTTCCCCTCTATCTCCATTCCCAGCAAAGAAAGTATTAAGACAAGGAGATCATTTGTCTCCCTACTTGTTCGTGATTGTTATAGAGTATCTCACAAGAAAGG GTAATTTGAAATATGCTCAGCTACTTTATCAAGCATTTCAGTTATTTTCAAGGGCTTCTGGGTGGGAGCCTAATATTGACAagagttttatatattttggagGGGTTAAACAAGCTATTCTGGCAGCTCTAGGGTTCACAGAAGGGTCGTTGCCCCTCAAGTACTTGG TATTTGTCTTGCCAAAGAAAGTGATCCAGGTGATTGATGCTACATGTAGAACATTTTTGTGGGCTGGTGGATGTGAAATATCGAAGAGATCACTTATTGCTTGGGAGAGACTATGTTTGCCTAGAGCTACTGGTGGGCTGAATATTCTTGATGTATACCAGTGGAATCATGCCGCAATTGGTAAATTATGGAATATTTGCAGGAAGAAGGATGCATTATGGGTTAAATGG TGCAACTATGCAACAAGAATATGGGGTAAACTACTGCAATGGTTGGGAATTGCCAAGCAAGTTCTGGACTGGAAGGCTGAAGTGGAATGGGTTGTGGCAAATGCTAAGGGGAAAACTGCCCAGTAG